One stretch of Arachis hypogaea cultivar Tifrunner chromosome 20, arahy.Tifrunner.gnm2.J5K5, whole genome shotgun sequence DNA includes these proteins:
- the LOC112734949 gene encoding olee1-like protein, which produces MAKSTIMVIAALCLMSVVGSAYGYDKFFVEGKVYCDTCRIQFLTSVSEFLPGATVRLECKVAANETITYVKDVTTDAAGKYSIEVEGDHEEELCEVFLIDSPRQDCNEIKSEVANLETASRVSLTHKNGIVSAVREANPLGFLKAVPLAECPQIFKELGLNANGTASDS; this is translated from the coding sequence atggcCAAGTCCACCATCATGGTCATTGCAGCTCTCTGCCTTATGTCCGTTGTTGGTTCGGCCTATGGCTATGACAAATTCTTTGTTGAAGGCAAAGTTTACTGCGACACCTGCCGCATCCAGTTCTTGACAAGCGTGAGCGAGTTCTTGCCAGGCGCCACCGTGAGACTGGAGTGCAAGGTAGCTGCAAACGAGACCATCACATACGTGAAGGACGTGACGACAGATGCCGCAGGAAAATACTCGATTGAGGTTGAGGGAGATCACGAGGAAGAGTTGTGCGAGGTTTTCTTGATTGACAGCCCAAGACAGGATTGCAATGAGATCAAGAGTGAGGTTGCTAACTTGGAAACTGCCTCAAGGGTTTCCCTTACCCACAAGAACGGCATTGTCTCCGCCGTCCGCGAAGCCAATCCTCTTGGCTTCTTGAAGGCTGTTCCTCTCGCTGAATGCCCTCAGATCTTCAAGGAGCTTGGCCTCAACGCCAATGGCACTGCCAGCGACTCTTAA